In Pengzhenrongella sicca, a single genomic region encodes these proteins:
- a CDS encoding putative bifunctional diguanylate cyclase/phosphodiesterase has translation MPDEDDLSLLLSEFARTMVTDFPIQAILDHLVVRIVDVLPITAAGVSLIESGVAPRFVAASNSDALRFEMLQTDLGEGPCLSAFYSGEPSFVPDLAAQTKFPKFGPAALKEGMAAVFAFPLRHDDGRLGALDLYRDVAGPLSDRAQVVAQTLADVGAAYILNARARDDITQAADWFRERSLHDPLTGLPNRVLLIEHLEQASARARRTHRSAAILFVDLDKFKRVNDTHGHTVGDSLLIAVARRLESLVRPGDTVARVSGDEYVYLCEDLTSPADVDVLVDRVTNAFATPFSLPTMELSVTASIGIAYSGPGEEITDHLIIDADTAMYQAKGRGGATHQVLDLRAANEASYQNELERDLRTALDDSALDLAYQPIVRTSDGRLQGVEALLRWTHPTRGRIPALVAIATAEKGGFITELGEWVFERSCRDWNRWSADHPDRRLDLSVNVSARQLMNPEFLPTVERALRSTGMDPAAFVVEVTETVLGEDHDRVLAILRDLKTLGARLALDDFGTGYCSLTHLRRFPIDIVKIDRCFVSAIGTDAASTAVVESVAHLAHALEMSVSAEGVETERQRDGLVEVGCDSAQGYYFSRPLTTGALEAHLA, from the coding sequence ATGCCTGACGAGGACGATCTGTCGCTGTTGCTGAGCGAGTTCGCGCGGACGATGGTGACGGATTTTCCGATCCAGGCGATCTTGGATCACCTCGTCGTGCGGATCGTTGACGTGCTGCCGATTACTGCAGCGGGTGTGAGCCTGATCGAGTCAGGGGTCGCTCCGCGGTTCGTCGCTGCGTCAAACTCCGATGCGCTGCGGTTCGAGATGTTGCAGACGGACCTGGGCGAGGGGCCGTGTCTGAGCGCCTTCTATTCGGGCGAGCCATCCTTCGTGCCCGACCTCGCCGCTCAGACGAAGTTCCCGAAGTTCGGCCCGGCCGCGCTGAAGGAAGGCATGGCCGCGGTGTTCGCGTTTCCGTTGCGTCACGACGACGGCCGGCTGGGCGCGCTGGATCTCTACCGTGATGTCGCGGGTCCCTTGTCGGACCGGGCTCAGGTGGTCGCCCAGACTCTCGCGGACGTGGGCGCGGCCTACATCCTCAACGCTCGGGCGCGCGACGACATCACCCAGGCCGCGGACTGGTTTCGTGAGAGGTCGCTGCACGACCCGCTGACTGGGCTGCCCAATCGGGTCCTGCTCATCGAGCACCTCGAGCAGGCGTCTGCCCGCGCCCGCCGCACGCACCGCAGCGCCGCGATCCTGTTCGTTGATCTCGACAAGTTCAAGCGCGTCAACGACACCCACGGGCACACGGTTGGGGATTCGCTGCTCATCGCGGTAGCGCGTCGGCTCGAGAGCCTCGTCCGGCCGGGGGACACGGTCGCCCGCGTGTCCGGCGACGAGTACGTGTACCTGTGCGAGGACCTGACGTCCCCCGCCGACGTCGACGTTCTCGTCGACCGGGTGACCAACGCCTTCGCCACGCCGTTCTCGTTGCCCACCATGGAGCTGTCCGTGACGGCGAGCATCGGCATCGCGTACTCCGGTCCGGGCGAGGAGATCACGGACCACCTGATCATTGACGCCGACACGGCGATGTACCAAGCGAAGGGACGCGGCGGCGCAACCCACCAGGTGCTCGACCTGCGCGCCGCGAACGAGGCGAGCTACCAGAACGAGCTTGAGCGGGACCTGCGAACTGCACTGGACGATTCGGCGCTTGACCTCGCCTACCAGCCGATCGTGCGCACCTCCGACGGGAGGCTGCAGGGCGTCGAGGCGTTGCTGCGCTGGACGCATCCGACGCGGGGTCGAATCCCCGCACTGGTGGCGATCGCTACGGCCGAGAAGGGCGGGTTCATCACCGAGCTCGGCGAGTGGGTCTTCGAGCGGAGCTGCCGCGACTGGAACAGATGGTCCGCCGATCACCCGGACCGCCGGCTCGACCTCTCGGTCAACGTGTCCGCGCGGCAGCTCATGAACCCAGAGTTTCTGCCGACGGTCGAACGAGCGCTGCGCTCAACGGGCATGGACCCGGCCGCCTTCGTGGTCGAGGTGACCGAGACGGTCCTGGGCGAGGACCACGACAGAGTCCTCGCCATCCTGCGCGACCTCAAGACGCTCGGAGCCAGGCTCGCCCTCGATGATTTCGGCACCGGCTACTGCTCGCTCACTCACCTGCGGCGGTTCCCGATCGACATCGTCAAGATCGACCGGTGCTTCGTCTCCGCGATCGGGACCGACGCTGCATCGACCGCCGTCGTCGAGTCGGTTGCACACCTCGCGCACGCGCTCGAGATGTCGGTTTCCGCCGAGGGTGTCGAGACCGAACGCCAGCGCGACGGACTGGTCGAGGTGGGATGCGACTCGGCGCAGGGCTACTACTTCTCTCGCCCGCTAACCACCGGCGCGCTCGAAGCGCACCTGGCCTGA
- a CDS encoding IS3 family transposase (programmed frameshift): MPRPHPKEFRDDVVAVARRGDAPIKEIAKDFGISESCLRNWMQAADVQDGNRPGVTVSESAELREMRRRNRLLEQENEILRRAAAYFAQAHLPKMMYPLVSELASDGIPVAVTCRVLKLARQPYYRWLAAPITARDLDEAYLANVLFDAHVDDPEFGHRLLADEADKAGLRASDRRVWRICRDNQWWSVFGKKRAKNGKKPGPPAHDDRVLRIFRADAPNRLWLWDITEHPTAEGKLYLCAIKDVYSNRIVGYSISDRMTSRIAVNALASAAQRRRDVAGCIVHSDRGSQFRSRKVLRELDRHALVGSMGQVASAGDNAAMESFFSLLQKNVLDRRRWTNRDELRLAIITWIERTYHRRRRQARLGRLTPIEYETINTPQVALAA, translated from the exons GTGCCCAGACCCCACCCCAAGGAGTTCCGCGACGACGTCGTGGCCGTGGCCCGCCGCGGTGATGCTCCGATCAAAGAGATCGCGAAAGACTTCGGGATCAGCGAGTCGTGCCTGCGCAACTGGATGCAGGCCGCCGACGTCCAGGACGGCAACCGTCCCGGCGTAACGGTCAGCGAGTCGGCCGAGCTGCGCGAGATGCGTCGCCGCAACCGGCTCCTCGAGCAGGAGAACGAGATCCTGCGTCGCGCGGCGGCGTACTTCGCCCAGGCGCACCTGCCG AAAATGATGTACCCGCTCGTGAGTGAGCTCGCTAGCGACGGGATCCCCGTCGCGGTGACGTGCCGGGTCCTCAAGCTCGCCAGACAGCCCTACTACCGCTGGCTCGCCGCGCCGATCACAGCTCGTGACCTGGACGAGGCGTACCTGGCGAACGTGCTGTTCGATGCCCACGTCGACGATCCCGAGTTCGGGCACCGGCTGCTGGCCGACGAAGCCGACAAGGCCGGCCTGCGCGCCAGTGACCGGCGGGTCTGGCGGATCTGCCGGGACAACCAGTGGTGGTCGGTGTTCGGCAAGAAGCGCGCCAAGAACGGCAAGAAGCCCGGCCCGCCAGCCCACGACGACCGCGTGCTGCGGATCTTCCGCGCCGACGCACCCAACCGGTTGTGGCTCTGGGACATCACCGAGCACCCCACCGCCGAGGGCAAGCTCTACCTGTGTGCGATCAAGGACGTGTACTCCAACCGGATCGTGGGGTACTCGATCAGCGACCGCATGACCTCCCGGATCGCGGTGAACGCCCTGGCCAGCGCCGCGCAGCGCCGTCGTGACGTGGCCGGCTGCATCGTCCACTCGGACCGGGGCAGCCAATTTCGAAGCCGAAAGGTGCTGCGCGAGCTGGACCGACACGCCCTGGTCGGATCGATGGGGCAAGTCGCCTCGGCCGGGGACAACGCGGCGATGGAGAGCTTCTTCTCGTTGCTGCAGAAGAACGTCCTGGACCGGCGCCGCTGGACCAACCGCGACGAGCTCCGCCTGGCGATCATCACGTGGATCGAACGGACCTACCACCGCCGCCGACGCCAGGCCCGCCTGGGTCGACTGACCCCCATCGAGTACGAGACCATCAACACCCCTCAGGTCGCACTCGCCGCCTGA
- a CDS encoding helix-turn-helix transcriptional regulator has protein sequence MAIDRRGVAQFLRNRREALQPEDVGLPRGRRRRTEGLRREEVAVLCHMSSDYYARLERGAGPQPSEQMIASIAQGLHLSVAERDHLFRLAGHRLPLPGASSSHISPGLLRILDRLEDTPAEIVTELGETLRQTSLGVALTGDTASLTGPARSIGYRWFTDPSSRRLYAPDDHPFLSRLWVCGLREVMALRGRPSRAATLADDLLSRSEEFRTIWDMHEVGVRPAEVKHFAHHELGTLELNCQTLIDPAQSHFLLVYTAVPGTESYEKLQLLSVIGAQQLN, from the coding sequence ATGGCGATCGATCGACGGGGCGTGGCGCAGTTCCTGCGCAACCGACGAGAGGCGCTGCAGCCCGAAGACGTCGGTCTGCCGCGCGGTCGGCGTAGGCGAACCGAGGGCTTGCGCCGCGAAGAAGTCGCGGTCCTGTGCCACATGTCGTCGGACTACTACGCCCGCCTTGAGCGCGGTGCCGGACCGCAGCCGTCGGAGCAGATGATCGCGTCGATCGCGCAGGGCCTGCACCTGTCGGTCGCCGAGCGCGACCACCTGTTCCGGTTGGCGGGGCACCGTTTGCCCCTCCCGGGCGCGTCGAGCAGCCACATCAGCCCCGGCCTCTTGCGCATCCTCGACCGCCTGGAGGACACGCCCGCGGAGATCGTCACTGAGCTCGGCGAGACGCTGCGACAGACCTCGCTCGGCGTCGCGCTCACTGGAGACACAGCCAGCCTCACGGGGCCTGCCCGCAGCATCGGCTACCGCTGGTTCACCGACCCGTCGAGCCGCCGCCTCTACGCCCCGGACGACCACCCCTTCCTCTCGCGGCTATGGGTCTGCGGGCTGCGCGAGGTCATGGCGCTGCGTGGCCGCCCGTCGCGCGCAGCCACGCTCGCCGACGACCTTCTCTCGCGGAGCGAGGAGTTCCGCACCATCTGGGACATGCACGAGGTCGGCGTCCGACCCGCCGAGGTCAAGCACTTCGCCCACCATGAGCTCGGGACCCTCGAGCTCAACTGCCAGACGCTGATCGACCCTGCCCAGTCGCACTTTCTCCTCGTCTACACGGCCGTGCCCGGGACAGAGAGCTACGAGAAGCTGCAGCTGCTCTCCGTCATCGGCGCGCAGCAGCTCAACTGA
- a CDS encoding SDR family oxidoreductase has product MARRPLDITIPNLTGTRAVLTGGSDGIGLRIATRLAAAGATLVLPVRNLPKGEAAIATIRETVPSAAVSLHPMDLASLESVAAFGETMRREGSPIHLLINNAGIMTPPARQTTDDGFELQFGTNHLGHVALVSHLLPLLRAGRARVTSQVSVAANQGAINWDDLNWAHSYDGMRAYSQSKIALGLFGLELGRRSAANGWGISSNLSHPGVAPTNLLSARPELGRTGDTRSVRVIRWLSGRGILTGTPESAALTALYAAISPNAKSGRLYGPQGLAHMGGAPAEQTLYSRLRSEDEARSVWQVSEEMTRAPFPVG; this is encoded by the coding sequence ATGGCACGCAGACCTCTCGACATCACCATCCCCAACCTGACCGGCACGCGGGCGGTCCTGACTGGCGGAAGCGACGGGATCGGCCTGCGCATCGCTACCCGGCTCGCCGCAGCGGGCGCCACCCTCGTGCTGCCCGTCCGCAACCTGCCCAAGGGCGAGGCGGCGATCGCGACCATCCGCGAAACGGTCCCCTCGGCCGCCGTGTCGTTGCACCCGATGGACCTCGCGTCCTTGGAGTCGGTCGCAGCCTTCGGCGAGACGATGCGCCGCGAAGGCAGCCCGATCCACCTGCTGATCAACAACGCCGGCATCATGACCCCACCTGCCCGCCAGACCACCGACGACGGTTTCGAACTCCAGTTCGGCACCAACCACCTCGGCCATGTAGCGCTGGTCTCGCACCTCTTGCCTCTCCTTCGCGCCGGTCGCGCGCGCGTCACGTCGCAGGTGAGCGTCGCGGCGAACCAAGGCGCCATCAACTGGGACGACCTCAACTGGGCGCATTCGTACGACGGCATGCGCGCCTACAGCCAGTCAAAGATCGCCCTCGGCCTCTTCGGTCTTGAGCTCGGCCGACGCAGCGCTGCCAACGGGTGGGGCATCTCCAGCAACCTGTCCCATCCCGGCGTCGCACCCACAAACCTTCTGTCCGCCCGCCCGGAGCTGGGGCGTACCGGGGACACCCGCAGCGTGCGCGTGATCCGCTGGCTGTCCGGCCGCGGCATCCTCACCGGCACCCCGGAGTCCGCGGCGCTCACGGCTCTCTACGCCGCGATCTCCCCCAACGCGAAGTCGGGACGGCTCTACGGCCCTCAGGGACTTGCCCATATGGGCGGCGCACCCGCCGAGCAGACGCTCTACTCCCGCCTCCGCAGCGAGGACGAAGCCCGGAGCGTCTGGCAAGTGTCCGAGGAGATGACGAGAGCACCCTTCCCTGTCGGCTGA
- a CDS encoding ATP-binding protein, producing MSLQLTADTKSIAFGRNWVASVAIDSGAPTDRVSVIKLLSGELITNAILHGPPGGAVTVRTFRVEKNLRVEVDDAGTEVPHLREPELTASGGRGLLLIDTFTARWGCTMRGAGGKTVWFDLFLG from the coding sequence ATGAGCTTGCAACTCACGGCAGACACCAAGTCCATCGCCTTCGGGCGGAACTGGGTTGCATCGGTCGCGATCGACAGCGGAGCTCCGACGGACCGAGTCTCCGTGATCAAGCTCCTGAGCGGCGAGCTGATCACCAACGCGATTCTGCACGGCCCTCCCGGAGGGGCGGTGACGGTCCGCACGTTCCGGGTGGAGAAGAACCTCCGGGTCGAGGTCGACGACGCGGGGACCGAGGTGCCGCACCTGCGTGAGCCCGAGCTGACCGCGAGCGGGGGACGAGGTCTCCTGCTCATCGACACGTTCACGGCTCGGTGGGGCTGCACCATGCGCGGCGCGGGAGGCAAAACCGTGTGGTTCGACCTCTTCCTCGGCTGA
- a CDS encoding DNA polymerase ligase N-terminal domain-containing protein produces the protein MSDAENGAGAVGAPRPAFVLHEHLKPRHHFDLRLEEDGVLRSWALPRGLPSASSADRLAVQVPDHDLDHLAYEDADKTVADTGWWEEHDRTEHRILLTLHGRLGPRRYALIRTARGWLLHLTKEQPGPGT, from the coding sequence ATGAGCGACGCCGAGAACGGCGCGGGTGCGGTCGGCGCGCCACGGCCCGCATTCGTGCTGCACGAGCACCTGAAGCCGCGCCACCACTTCGATCTACGCCTCGAGGAGGACGGTGTGCTGCGCTCCTGGGCGCTGCCTCGGGGACTGCCCAGCGCGTCGTCGGCCGATCGCCTCGCTGTGCAGGTCCCGGACCACGACCTCGATCACCTCGCCTACGAGGACGCGGACAAGACCGTGGCCGACACGGGCTGGTGGGAGGAGCACGACCGGACGGAGCACCGCATCCTGCTGACGCTGCACGGCAGGCTCGGCCCGCGGCGCTACGCGCTCATCCGGACCGCTCGCGGGTGGCTCCTCCACCTGACGAAGGAGCAGCCCGGCCCGGGCACCTAG
- a CDS encoding TetR/AcrR family transcriptional regulator has protein sequence MTSTRERSPGVAAGPGTSADDELVRSGRDAVATRRALVRAARRRFATQGYRATTVREIAADVGVNVALINRYFVSKEGLFEECMARTSDELDEQNPAPSRGLDEVVERLIAHVVNAPDGDDPLQLLLLLRSSGDVNADRIRSRTLEHFTRRLATAAGWTADAPDAVGLLLRAQLAIATMLGVLMLRTSAAVQPLASAGSDDLSGPLGQVFRDLLSPEP, from the coding sequence ATGACCAGTACGCGGGAGCGCTCGCCCGGGGTGGCGGCCGGCCCCGGCACGTCGGCAGACGACGAGCTGGTCCGCTCGGGCCGGGATGCGGTTGCGACCCGACGTGCCCTGGTGCGGGCCGCCCGGCGCCGGTTCGCCACGCAGGGATACCGGGCCACCACGGTCCGTGAGATCGCGGCGGACGTCGGCGTCAACGTCGCCCTGATCAACCGCTACTTCGTGTCCAAGGAGGGGCTGTTCGAGGAGTGCATGGCACGGACCTCCGACGAGCTGGACGAGCAGAACCCGGCCCCGTCGCGCGGGCTCGACGAGGTGGTCGAGCGGCTGATCGCGCACGTGGTGAACGCGCCCGACGGAGACGACCCCCTGCAGCTGCTGCTGCTCTTGCGCTCCTCCGGTGACGTGAACGCCGACCGAATCCGCTCACGAACGCTGGAGCACTTCACCCGCCGGCTCGCGACCGCCGCAGGCTGGACCGCCGACGCGCCAGACGCCGTTGGCCTCCTGCTGCGCGCGCAGCTCGCCATCGCCACCATGCTCGGCGTCCTCATGCTCCGGACCTCCGCCGCCGTGCAGCCCCTCGCGTCTGCCGGTTCGGATGACCTGAGCGGCCCGCTCGGCCAGGTGTTCCGCGACCTCCTCTCACCGGAGCCGTGA
- a CDS encoding MFS transporter, with translation MPTTPQGPAATPPTARTRSTPHGRGTGVILYLSLGGLSFAVLQSLVAPALGTIGADLGVATSDASWVLTAYLLSASVLTPILGRLGDMVGKRKVLIVVLSLLLVGAVLAALAPNLGVLIVARILQGAAGAVMPLSIGIVRDELPRERVSVTIGLLSAIFGIGAGVGIVAAGPIVEHLSWHWLFWLPAVLVVIALLGAIFGIPESPVRTPGRLDVLGTAILTVGLVALLLAISEGEKWGWGDAKTVGLLVLGSVALVVFVLVELRVQEPLIDVRLFRHRGVWTAHVVALAFGFAMFGTFILVPTLLQLPSALGYGFGKSVTQAGLYLLPTVVAMVISGVVAGILIRRIGPKIPMIVGGVSVAVAFLIPALGHAQLWSIVLSGVLTGIGIGMALAATSNAIVESVPAAQTGEAISANTVIRTVGSSIGTAVIAALLSSQVSAQGAPLDDGFTIGFWACAGVGVLAFLAALAGPSRGARRREAIAAGVDDFDEVEHAAR, from the coding sequence GTGCCCACCACCCCTCAGGGCCCCGCCGCCACGCCACCCACCGCCAGGACTCGGAGTACGCCGCACGGGCGCGGGACCGGGGTCATCCTGTACTTGTCGCTCGGCGGCCTGTCCTTCGCGGTCCTGCAGTCGCTCGTCGCCCCCGCCCTCGGCACCATCGGGGCCGATCTGGGGGTCGCGACGAGCGACGCCAGCTGGGTGCTCACCGCCTACCTGCTCTCCGCGTCGGTCCTGACCCCGATCCTGGGGCGCCTGGGGGACATGGTCGGCAAGCGCAAGGTCCTCATCGTGGTGCTGTCCCTGCTCCTCGTCGGCGCGGTGCTCGCCGCGCTGGCCCCGAACCTCGGCGTGCTGATCGTCGCGCGGATCCTCCAGGGCGCCGCCGGCGCGGTCATGCCGCTCTCGATCGGCATCGTGCGCGACGAGCTGCCCCGCGAGCGCGTGAGCGTGACGATCGGGCTGCTCTCGGCCATCTTCGGCATCGGTGCCGGCGTCGGCATCGTCGCGGCCGGTCCCATCGTCGAGCACCTGTCCTGGCACTGGCTGTTCTGGCTGCCCGCCGTCCTGGTGGTGATCGCCCTGCTCGGGGCGATCTTCGGGATCCCGGAGTCGCCGGTGCGCACGCCGGGGCGCCTGGACGTGCTCGGTACCGCCATCCTGACCGTCGGCCTGGTCGCCCTGCTCCTGGCCATCAGCGAGGGGGAGAAGTGGGGCTGGGGCGACGCCAAGACCGTCGGTCTGCTGGTCCTGGGTTCCGTGGCCCTGGTGGTGTTCGTCCTGGTAGAGCTGCGCGTCCAGGAGCCGCTGATCGACGTGCGCCTGTTCCGGCACCGCGGGGTCTGGACCGCGCACGTCGTCGCCCTGGCCTTCGGCTTCGCGATGTTCGGCACCTTCATCCTGGTTCCCACCCTGCTGCAGCTGCCCAGCGCCCTGGGCTACGGGTTCGGCAAGAGCGTGACCCAGGCCGGCCTCTACCTGCTGCCCACCGTCGTCGCGATGGTCATCTCCGGAGTCGTCGCCGGCATCCTCATCCGGCGCATCGGCCCGAAGATCCCGATGATCGTCGGCGGAGTGTCGGTGGCGGTCGCCTTCCTCATTCCGGCGCTCGGGCACGCCCAGCTGTGGTCGATCGTGCTGTCCGGCGTCCTGACCGGCATCGGCATCGGCATGGCACTCGCGGCGACGTCGAACGCGATCGTCGAGAGCGTGCCCGCCGCCCAGACCGGCGAGGCGATCAGCGCCAACACCGTCATCCGCACCGTCGGCAGCAGCATCGGGACCGCCGTCATCGCCGCGCTGCTCTCCTCCCAGGTCAGCGCGCAGGGGGCCCCGCTGGACGACGGGTTCACCATCGGGTTCTGGGCCTGCGCGGGTGTCGGGGTCCTCGCGTTCCTCGCCGCCCTCGCCGGCCCCTCACGCGGTGCCCGCCGACGCGAGGCCATCGCCGCCGGAGTGGACGACTTCGACGAGGTCGAGCACGCCGCCCGGTAG
- a CDS encoding PLD nuclease N-terminal domain-containing protein: protein MPRYLGILLELGLIVFCLIECIQAPPGRVRNLPTWAWILLILFIPYAGPIAWLVAGRPTAASAGQAVPWRSTATAGFPEYERPGAPADDRQLLAGLAASDASDRALLAQWEADLRAREAALRDDAPGPPPGQGTGDPRTP, encoded by the coding sequence ATGCCCCGTTACCTGGGGATCTTGCTCGAGCTCGGGCTGATCGTCTTCTGCTTGATCGAGTGCATCCAAGCTCCGCCCGGACGCGTGCGCAACCTGCCGACCTGGGCGTGGATCCTCCTGATCCTCTTCATCCCCTACGCCGGCCCGATCGCGTGGCTGGTCGCGGGGCGCCCGACGGCGGCGTCGGCGGGCCAGGCCGTCCCGTGGCGGTCGACCGCCACGGCGGGCTTCCCGGAGTACGAGCGGCCCGGCGCGCCCGCCGACGACCGCCAGCTCCTTGCGGGGCTCGCCGCCTCCGACGCCTCCGACCGCGCGCTGCTCGCGCAGTGGGAGGCCGACCTTCGCGCCCGCGAGGCCGCGCTCCGCGACGACGCGCCGGGGCCGCCGCCGGGCCAGGGCACCGGCGACCCCCGCACGCCGTAG
- a CDS encoding ABC transporter permease — MRAARAIAAVELRRFLRDRSNIFFVFIFPLLLVLVIGSQFGGDGGNGRVAIAGADSELGTAIATALVDDGVSVTRGGADSVRQQVARGRTDVGLFISAAAATAYDAGAPVVLEIVPGAQQGSPATVQRVRVAVAGVTVERGQVAALVGAGLGEDAALAALADAEAATTPPELRVVDVDRLTQEFDGLGQFDLGASGELLLFVFLASLAGSSTLIQTRRLGVMARTLAAPVSAGQALAGQALGRFTIAIFQGAYIMVATSLLFGVSWGNLWLSLLVLATFSAVAAGAAMVIGSVLDNDGAASGIGIGLGLVLAALGGCMLPLELFPETLRTVAHITPHAWAYDAFAEIQRRDGTLVDILPQLGVLAAMAAVLLALGTWSLRRSMARAL, encoded by the coding sequence GTGAGGGCCGCCCGAGCGATCGCCGCGGTCGAGCTGCGTCGCTTCCTGCGCGACCGGTCGAACATCTTCTTCGTCTTCATCTTCCCGCTGCTGCTCGTCCTGGTGATCGGCTCGCAGTTCGGCGGGGACGGGGGCAATGGCCGGGTTGCCATCGCCGGCGCGGACAGCGAGCTCGGCACCGCCATCGCGACGGCCCTCGTCGACGACGGCGTGAGCGTCACCCGCGGCGGCGCCGACTCCGTGCGGCAGCAGGTCGCCCGCGGGCGCACGGACGTCGGCCTGTTCATCTCCGCGGCGGCGGCCACCGCGTACGACGCTGGCGCCCCGGTCGTCCTCGAGATCGTGCCCGGCGCGCAGCAGGGCAGCCCGGCAACCGTGCAGCGGGTCCGGGTCGCCGTCGCGGGGGTCACCGTCGAGCGCGGGCAGGTCGCCGCACTGGTGGGGGCGGGCCTCGGCGAGGACGCGGCCCTCGCCGCGCTGGCCGACGCCGAGGCGGCCACCACGCCGCCGGAACTGAGGGTCGTCGACGTCGACCGCCTCACGCAGGAGTTCGACGGGCTGGGCCAGTTCGACCTCGGCGCGTCGGGCGAGCTCCTGCTGTTCGTCTTCCTTGCCTCGCTCGCGGGCTCATCCACCCTGATCCAGACCCGCCGGCTCGGCGTCATGGCCCGGACCCTCGCCGCGCCCGTCTCCGCCGGGCAGGCGCTCGCCGGCCAGGCGCTGGGCCGGTTCACGATCGCGATCTTCCAGGGCGCGTACATCATGGTCGCCACCTCGCTCCTGTTCGGGGTGAGCTGGGGCAACCTCTGGCTGTCGTTGCTCGTGCTCGCCACGTTCAGCGCCGTCGCCGCCGGCGCCGCGATGGTGATCGGGTCAGTTCTCGACAACGACGGCGCGGCGTCGGGCATCGGGATCGGGCTCGGCCTCGTCCTCGCGGCGCTGGGCGGCTGCATGCTCCCGCTCGAGTTGTTCCCGGAGACGCTGCGCACGGTCGCGCACATCACGCCGCACGCCTGGGCGTACGACGCGTTCGCCGAGATCCAGCGCCGCGACGGGACGCTCGTCGACATCCTCCCGCAGCTCGGGGTGCTGGCCGCGATGGCGGCCGTCCTGCTCGCGCTCGGCACGTGGAGCCTGCGGCGGAGCATGGCGCGCGCGCTCTGA